The following coding sequences are from one uncultured Desulfobacter sp. window:
- a CDS encoding serine protease — translation MLNENEKTLLFSTVRIEVENSSMPGASVGTGFIVSIPVPGIEGKSYLFLVSNKHVFIDPGHQISLIFTKKRDGEVDPSLGELSKISQFNFSKGYVEHPDSKIDLACVNLSSFGEPELNLYFRHYPHDQLGPDGPLPISVGQEVFFIGYPENRFDVVHNLPLLRKGCIASAPNIDFNGEKQFLIDAHVFQGSSGSPVLAAVNGEYKIIGVISQTMIKNSMVQAIPVGTAPGVQQFIGLGITLKVNLVHELLEHAANQMSSGSI, via the coding sequence ATGCTCAACGAGAATGAAAAGACCCTTCTTTTTTCGACCGTGCGAATAGAAGTGGAGAACTCGAGTATGCCTGGAGCGTCGGTAGGAACCGGATTCATCGTTTCGATACCCGTTCCGGGTATCGAAGGAAAGAGTTACCTTTTTCTGGTATCCAATAAACATGTCTTTATTGATCCAGGCCATCAGATTTCCCTGATTTTTACAAAAAAACGCGATGGTGAAGTTGATCCCTCTTTAGGTGAGCTTAGCAAAATCTCCCAATTCAATTTTTCAAAAGGTTACGTAGAGCACCCGGACTCCAAGATTGATTTGGCGTGCGTAAATCTGTCTTCGTTTGGCGAGCCCGAATTAAACCTTTATTTTCGACACTATCCGCATGATCAGTTAGGGCCAGATGGGCCTTTGCCCATTTCAGTGGGACAGGAGGTCTTCTTCATTGGGTACCCAGAGAATCGATTTGATGTTGTTCATAACTTGCCACTTTTGAGAAAGGGCTGTATTGCTTCGGCTCCGAATATCGATTTCAACGGGGAAAAACAGTTCTTAATAGACGCGCACGTCTTTCAAGGATCTAGTGGTAGTCCCGTTCTTGCCGCTGTCAATGGGGAGTACAAGATCATAGGTGTGATCTCTCAGACAATGATCAAAAATTCGATGGTGCAGGCCATTCCTGTTGGCACTGCTCCGGGCGTTCAACAGTTTATTGGTCTCGGAATTACGTTAAAGGTCAACCTAGTCCATGAACTTCTCGAACATGCAGCAAATCAGATGAGTTCTGGATCTATCTAA
- a CDS encoding HigA family addiction module antitoxin has product MMEITRKPTHPGRIIKEDYLLPLSISIKDMAENLGVSRKTLSKIVNEKGSITPDMALRLSRAFDTTPDLWMKLQNNYDLWNVKNSSTTWQHVKPIPANLLHSM; this is encoded by the coding sequence ATGATGGAAATAACAAGAAAACCAACACATCCAGGCCGAATTATTAAAGAAGACTATCTTTTACCCTTGTCCATCAGTATTAAGGATATGGCTGAAAATTTAGGTGTTTCCAGAAAAACGCTTTCAAAAATTGTAAACGAAAAAGGATCTATCACACCTGACATGGCATTGAGGTTATCAAGGGCCTTCGACACAACGCCTGATCTATGGATGAAACTCCAGAATAATTATGATTTATGGAACGTGAAAAATTCATCAACAACTTGGCAACATGTTAAGCCAATTCCGGCGAACTTGCTTCATTCAATGTAA
- a CDS encoding MCP four helix bundle domain-containing protein, which yields MNWKNLSLKMKLVSGFSIMIVLLLGVSLIGFWSLDHASKGFTEYREMARDTNLAGRVQANMLMVRMNVKNYLISGTQESLNEFHKRWEMMMKFQSQAQSEIQNPERAKKIDTIETGLADYQKGFDQVVDHQRVRNQMGAALLKHMKAMVIKGVQGC from the coding sequence ATGAATTGGAAAAATTTATCATTGAAAATGAAGTTGGTCAGTGGGTTTTCCATTATGATCGTACTGCTTCTTGGGGTTTCACTTATCGGCTTCTGGTCTTTGGACCATGCCTCCAAAGGGTTTACCGAATACCGTGAAATGGCAAGGGACACCAATCTTGCCGGGCGGGTGCAGGCCAATATGCTCATGGTCCGGATGAATGTCAAAAATTATCTGATCTCCGGGACCCAGGAGTCCCTAAATGAGTTTCATAAACGCTGGGAAATGATGATGAAATTTCAATCCCAGGCCCAGAGTGAAATTCAGAATCCTGAACGCGCCAAAAAAATCGATACGATTGAAACGGGTTTGGCAGATTACCAAAAAGGGTTTGACCAGGTGGTCGATCATCAACGGGTGCGAAATCAAATGGGTGCGGCTCTTTTGAAACATATGAAAGCCATGGTCATTAAAGGTGTTCAGGGTTGTTAG
- a CDS encoding transposase produces MIEMLLERPLPFIENYLECINQELMKKNPNYVLSKKQKLWLSFCLSGVLLTNSICWKRFERISLGKFRFSALSWMFRNSKISFDHLLQQSTCNILKHYGIKDGALCLDDVDRARSKSTKKIYKVHKLKDKLTGGFLDGQCIVFLFLVTPVASFPVGFEFYHPDPLWKAWKKKDDRLKKKKIPKKKRPKEPQRNPEYPTKVQLALELLNIFHKKHPDIKIKAILADGLYGHAEFVDGSSLIFGNTQTITKMKYNQNVRFKNRIISVQKFFESYPLISQKVSVRGKEDIEIFISSARLYVPSHNAKRFVIAMQYPDEKKPRYLLASDLSWRTLDIVQAYFFRWLIEVFFEDWKGHEGWGKLTKHTGEDGSRSSLILSLLLDHALFFHHHQKARLENKLPAWSVGSLSQRIHTEALVQFVQDFCGNEINEQKLDKLKERIDNIIPFNPSTKHMSSRTFPQMKPSPSLVRFQKKVA; encoded by the coding sequence ATGATAGAGATGCTCCTCGAACGCCCGCTGCCCTTTATTGAAAACTATCTTGAATGCATAAATCAAGAATTGATGAAAAAGAACCCCAATTATGTGCTATCCAAAAAGCAAAAACTGTGGCTAAGTTTTTGTTTAAGTGGTGTTTTGTTAACCAACAGTATTTGCTGGAAGCGATTTGAACGAATCAGTTTGGGGAAATTCCGTTTTTCAGCTCTTTCCTGGATGTTCCGAAATTCAAAAATCAGCTTCGATCACTTACTGCAGCAGAGTACGTGTAATATTTTGAAGCATTATGGCATCAAGGACGGGGCTCTTTGCTTAGATGATGTAGACCGTGCCCGATCAAAGTCCACAAAAAAAATATATAAAGTTCACAAGCTTAAAGATAAACTCACCGGTGGTTTTTTAGACGGACAATGCATTGTATTTTTATTTTTGGTAACACCAGTGGCCTCTTTTCCCGTGGGTTTTGAATTTTATCACCCGGACCCATTGTGGAAAGCTTGGAAAAAGAAAGATGACCGTCTTAAAAAAAAGAAGATACCTAAGAAAAAGCGACCCAAGGAGCCACAGAGGAACCCTGAATACCCAACGAAGGTTCAATTGGCTCTTGAGCTTTTGAACATATTTCATAAAAAACATCCGGACATTAAAATCAAAGCAATTTTGGCAGATGGTCTTTATGGACACGCTGAATTTGTTGATGGTAGTTCCCTCATCTTTGGTAATACTCAAACCATCACCAAAATGAAGTATAATCAAAATGTACGGTTTAAAAACCGCATAATTTCAGTACAAAAGTTTTTTGAATCTTATCCTCTGATATCTCAAAAGGTATCGGTTCGAGGTAAAGAAGATATTGAAATTTTTATCTCATCGGCTCGCCTGTATGTGCCGTCTCACAATGCCAAGCGTTTTGTGATCGCCATGCAGTATCCTGATGAGAAAAAACCACGTTATTTGTTAGCCTCTGACTTGAGTTGGAGAACATTGGATATTGTTCAAGCATACTTCTTCCGCTGGTTGATAGAGGTTTTCTTTGAGGACTGGAAAGGTCATGAAGGATGGGGCAAGCTGACCAAGCATACAGGCGAAGATGGATCTCGGAGTTCCTTGATCCTGAGCCTGCTGTTAGATCATGCATTGTTCTTCCATCATCACCAGAAAGCCCGCCTGGAAAACAAACTTCCTGCATGGAGTGTGGGAAGCCTATCCCAGCGGATTCATACAGAAGCCTTAGTTCAATTTGTCCAGGATTTCTGTGGAAACGAAATCAATGAACAGAAGCTTGATAAGTTAAAAGAACGCATTGATAATATTATTCCTTTCAATCCTTCTACAAAACATATGAGCAGCCGTACTTTTCCTCAAATGAAGCCATCTCCATCTTTGGTGCGCTTCCAAAAAAAAGTAGCCTGA
- a CDS encoding methyl-accepting chemotaxis protein: MVRHVVKEPHPNQMVNEILNVNGPVMEKALTDIMVSAHDDGDVTASYYSGLAMKHLLLARLYMAKFLDTNDQSAVNRVHEEFEKMVTNLDILDRELENPKRRELLATVKNAEELYLKTFDDLAKTIFERNDVINNSLDRIGPEVAGLVEDLKLDIKKVQDEIGPRLQSFDENAVTTIAVVSLAAVIFGIIIVIFITRSVMGQLGSDPREIAEIANKIAYGNLKIDFHETESKNQGVYASMKYMTQNLSKMIKDLTSGVQTLDTSAAELSTVSEQMASNVEQTAERSNNVAASSEEMSNNMTSVAAATEQTTANLQTIVAAIEEMSSTINEIADNTAKGSETTAKAVETATHVSAKVDELGKAAAEISKVTETISDISEQTNLLALNATIEAARAGEAGKGFAVVAGEIKALAQQTAEATNEISSKISGVQSTTQESVSAIESIVDIINEINEIVSTVASAIEEQSSTTQEISSNISQAASGVNEVNENVNQVSAVVAEVNMDINQVNQATDEVKTGGLQVSSSAAKLTELAGNLKEMVDQFSV; the protein is encoded by the coding sequence TTGGTCAGACATGTCGTAAAAGAGCCGCACCCAAATCAAATGGTGAATGAGATCCTGAATGTCAACGGCCCGGTCATGGAAAAGGCGTTGACGGATATTATGGTTTCTGCCCACGATGACGGTGACGTAACCGCCTCCTACTATAGCGGGCTTGCCATGAAGCATTTATTGCTGGCAAGGCTCTATATGGCTAAATTCCTGGACACAAATGACCAAAGTGCTGTGAACAGAGTTCATGAAGAATTTGAGAAAATGGTTACAAACCTGGATATTCTGGATCGTGAACTGGAGAATCCAAAGCGCAGGGAACTGCTGGCCACGGTGAAGAATGCAGAAGAACTATACTTAAAAACCTTTGATGATCTGGCTAAAACAATATTTGAACGAAATGATGTCATTAACAATTCACTGGACCGGATCGGTCCTGAGGTGGCGGGACTTGTTGAAGACCTAAAGCTGGATATAAAAAAAGTCCAGGATGAGATCGGTCCCAGGCTACAGTCTTTCGACGAAAATGCTGTAACGACCATTGCGGTTGTCAGCTTGGCTGCTGTTATATTTGGCATCATCATTGTAATCTTCATTACCCGGAGTGTCATGGGGCAGTTGGGAAGCGACCCCAGGGAAATCGCTGAAATTGCCAATAAAATCGCCTATGGCAATCTTAAGATCGATTTTCATGAGACCGAGTCAAAGAATCAAGGGGTATATGCCAGCATGAAGTATATGACCCAAAATCTGTCCAAGATGATCAAGGATCTTACATCAGGGGTTCAGACCCTTGACACGTCGGCAGCAGAGTTATCCACTGTTTCCGAACAAATGGCATCCAATGTTGAGCAGACGGCTGAGCGGTCAAACAATGTGGCGGCATCTTCCGAGGAAATGTCCAACAATATGACCAGTGTGGCGGCGGCAACAGAACAAACCACGGCCAATCTCCAGACCATTGTTGCAGCGATTGAAGAGATGTCCTCGACCATCAATGAAATTGCCGACAATACGGCCAAGGGCAGTGAGACCACCGCGAAGGCGGTAGAAACAGCCACCCATGTATCCGCCAAGGTGGATGAGCTTGGTAAAGCCGCTGCTGAAATCAGTAAGGTAACCGAAACCATTTCCGATATTTCTGAGCAGACCAACCTTCTGGCTTTAAATGCAACCATTGAGGCAGCAAGGGCCGGTGAGGCCGGTAAAGGCTTTGCCGTTGTGGCCGGAGAGATCAAGGCCCTGGCCCAGCAAACCGCTGAAGCAACCAATGAAATCAGCTCAAAAATTTCCGGGGTACAATCCACAACCCAGGAATCGGTATCTGCCATTGAATCCATTGTGGATATTATTAACGAGATCAATGAGATTGTATCTACAGTCGCATCAGCCATTGAAGAGCAATCTTCAACCACCCAGGAAATCTCCAGCAACATCAGCCAGGCCGCTTCCGGGGTGAATGAGGTCAATGAAAATGTCAACCAGGTGTCCGCAGTGGTTGCAGAGGTGAACATGGATATCAACCAGGTGAACCAGGCGACAGATGAGGTAAAAACCGGTGGGCTACAGGTCTCGTCCAGCGCCGCAAAATTAACCGAACTGGCCGGGAATCTAAAAGAGATGGTTGACCAGTTCTCCGTTTAA
- a CDS encoding ISKra4 family transposase, translating into MNPAVSLSAVEHLPSPVIDPGQKCYDDIVNFLNSKENHSVKLSDLEQELEKRGRELMRILLQEHLDKLGPSHCEEPVCGADGIVRPKVRPQDRKIETVFGTVSESRAGYGNKGVASLHPLDARLNLPPELYSLELRRRVAENASKSSFDETVETIKKTTGADIPKRQVEELTQRAARDFDAFYEIRQCSPADETVTGPILVITTDGKGVVMHEQDLREQTRKAARKRKPQMESRLSKGEKKNAKRMATVAAVYTIDTFKRTPQDLLPGNDKSNTKTSPHPEQKRVWASLEKSAEQVIASAFSEASHRDPNHEKHWVALVDGENQQLRILKRMAKRQNVALTIIVDIIHVIEYLWKAGRAFHPKSGPELEKWVQYRLAKVLDGKAGLMAGGMRRSATLKKFTDKQRKPVEACATYLKNKAPYLEYHHYLDLGLPIATGVIEGACRHLVKDRMDITGAKWRLSSAEAVLRLRALRSSNDFDEYWNFHEACEYERNHRALYQHGEVPATKLPKPSPKRRGHLKVIK; encoded by the coding sequence ATGAATCCAGCGGTTTCCCTTTCTGCTGTGGAGCATTTACCTTCCCCCGTCATTGATCCGGGGCAAAAATGCTATGATGATATTGTCAATTTTCTTAATTCCAAGGAGAATCATTCAGTGAAACTCAGTGATTTGGAACAAGAACTTGAAAAACGAGGACGTGAGCTGATGCGCATCCTGCTTCAGGAACATTTAGACAAGCTCGGTCCCAGTCATTGTGAAGAGCCGGTCTGTGGAGCCGATGGCATTGTTCGACCGAAAGTGAGGCCACAGGATCGAAAAATCGAAACCGTATTTGGAACGGTATCGGAAAGTCGTGCCGGATATGGAAACAAGGGCGTGGCAAGTTTGCACCCGTTGGATGCCCGATTGAATCTTCCCCCAGAACTTTATTCCCTCGAACTTCGTCGCCGTGTGGCTGAAAACGCTTCAAAGAGTTCTTTTGACGAGACTGTCGAAACGATCAAGAAAACCACTGGAGCCGATATTCCCAAACGTCAGGTAGAAGAGTTAACACAGCGAGCAGCTCGGGATTTTGACGCATTTTATGAAATACGGCAATGCAGCCCGGCGGATGAGACAGTTACTGGTCCAATACTGGTAATCACCACCGATGGTAAGGGCGTGGTAATGCATGAGCAGGACCTGCGGGAACAAACCCGGAAAGCTGCCCGGAAACGAAAGCCTCAGATGGAAAGCCGGCTATCCAAAGGGGAAAAGAAAAATGCCAAGCGAATGGCAACCGTTGCCGCTGTATATACTATAGATACGTTTAAACGTACGCCCCAAGACTTGCTTCCGGGGAATGACAAGTCGAATACAAAAACAAGCCCTCACCCGGAACAAAAGCGTGTATGGGCAAGCCTTGAAAAATCAGCCGAGCAGGTCATTGCATCGGCCTTTTCTGAGGCCTCCCACCGTGATCCCAACCACGAAAAACATTGGGTTGCCTTAGTGGACGGCGAAAATCAACAACTACGAATCCTGAAACGTATGGCCAAAAGACAAAATGTGGCCCTTACGATCATTGTTGATATTATTCATGTTATTGAATACCTCTGGAAAGCTGGCAGGGCATTTCATCCCAAATCCGGCCCGGAGCTTGAAAAATGGGTCCAGTACCGCTTGGCTAAAGTACTCGATGGCAAGGCCGGATTGATGGCAGGGGGGATGCGTAGAAGTGCTACATTAAAAAAATTTACAGACAAACAACGTAAACCTGTAGAAGCCTGCGCAACGTATTTGAAAAATAAAGCACCGTACCTTGAATACCATCATTATCTTGACCTTGGCCTCCCTATTGCCACAGGAGTTATTGAGGGCGCATGTCGTCATCTTGTAAAGGACCGAATGGATATAACTGGTGCCAAATGGCGGTTGTCCAGTGCTGAAGCAGTGTTGCGTCTGCGTGCCTTGCGGAGTAGTAACGATTTTGATGAGTATTGGAATTTTCATGAAGCCTGCGAATACGAACGTAATCACCGGGCTCTTTATCAACATGGTGAGGTTCCGGCTACAAAGCTACCAAAACCTTCACCGAAACGACGGGGGCATCTAAAAGTGATCAAGTAA
- a CDS encoding type II toxin-antitoxin system RelE/ParE family toxin: MIKTFSHKGLERFFYTGSKRGIIPEHSNKLERILDRLNAAADIKDMNYPGSFLHQLKGDKAGQFSVRVSGNWRVFFEFKNGDAYIVNYGDYH, from the coding sequence ATGATTAAAACATTTAGTCATAAGGGATTAGAGCGGTTTTTCTATACTGGCAGTAAACGTGGGATAATACCTGAGCATTCAAACAAACTGGAAAGGATCTTGGACCGTTTGAATGCCGCTGCCGATATAAAAGATATGAATTATCCCGGTTCGTTTTTGCATCAACTAAAAGGTGATAAAGCCGGGCAATTTTCGGTAAGAGTTTCCGGCAACTGGCGCGTCTTTTTCGAATTCAAGAACGGTGATGCATATATCGTTAATTACGGAGATTATCATTAA
- the asnS gene encoding asparagine--tRNA ligase: protein MKRTKIKAVLDMAASPGDVFVQGWVRTKRDAKDFSFIELNDGSCLANIQVIAGNDLAEYGEVEKLTTGSAAGVTGTLVASPGKGQKWEIQATAVDVISIAPENYPLQKKRHTDEFLRTIAHLRPRTNKYGAAFRIRSRMAQAIHRFYLDKGFYYLHSPLLTGSDCEGAGEMFRVTNLEPAEIQKQGKMDFSKDFFGREANLTVSGQLSAEMFALSLGDVYTFSPAFRAENSNTRRHAAEFWMLEPEMAFCDLDGDMDHAEELVKYLVSHAMEYCKEDLDLFMRFVDKTLGPRLETLVNKPFARLSYTDAVDVLKKSGKKFEYPVEYGIDLQSEHERFLAEEHFKTPVFLTDYPKEIKPFYMRMNDDGKTVAAMDLLVPGIGELIGGSQREDRLAPLEARMDEMSLDKEAYWWYLDSRRFGTVPHAGFGMGFERFLMMITGISNIRDVIAFPRTPGSIDF from the coding sequence ATGAAAAGAACCAAGATAAAGGCAGTGCTGGACATGGCCGCTTCTCCCGGTGACGTCTTTGTACAGGGATGGGTCCGGACCAAACGGGACGCCAAGGATTTTAGTTTTATTGAACTCAATGATGGTTCCTGTCTGGCCAACATCCAGGTGATTGCCGGGAACGACCTGGCTGAATACGGTGAGGTGGAAAAATTGACCACAGGGTCTGCGGCCGGTGTTACCGGGACGTTGGTAGCCTCCCCCGGCAAGGGCCAGAAGTGGGAAATCCAGGCCACTGCCGTGGATGTGATCAGCATTGCGCCGGAAAATTATCCGTTGCAGAAAAAACGGCATACCGACGAATTTTTACGCACCATCGCCCACCTGCGGCCCCGGACCAATAAATACGGGGCCGCTTTCAGGATCAGATCCCGGATGGCCCAGGCCATTCACCGCTTTTATCTGGACAAGGGCTTTTATTATCTGCACTCCCCGTTGCTCACAGGGTCTGACTGCGAGGGGGCAGGCGAGATGTTCCGGGTCACAAACCTGGAACCGGCTGAGATTCAAAAACAGGGGAAAATGGATTTTTCCAAGGATTTTTTCGGCCGGGAGGCCAATCTCACCGTATCCGGCCAGCTCTCCGCCGAAATGTTTGCCCTCTCCCTGGGTGATGTCTATACTTTCAGCCCGGCCTTCCGGGCGGAAAATTCCAATACCCGGCGCCATGCCGCAGAGTTCTGGATGCTGGAACCGGAGATGGCCTTCTGCGACCTTGACGGGGATATGGACCATGCCGAAGAGCTGGTGAAATACCTGGTCAGCCATGCCATGGAATATTGTAAAGAGGATCTGGACCTGTTCATGCGGTTTGTGGACAAGACCCTGGGGCCACGACTGGAAACCCTCGTTAACAAACCCTTTGCCCGGCTCTCTTACACCGACGCCGTGGACGTTCTGAAAAAAAGCGGCAAAAAATTCGAATATCCGGTTGAGTACGGCATTGACCTGCAGTCCGAACACGAACGGTTTCTGGCCGAAGAACATTTCAAAACCCCGGTATTTCTCACGGATTATCCCAAAGAGATCAAACCCTTTTACATGCGCATGAACGATGACGGCAAAACCGTAGCCGCCATGGATCTTCTGGTCCCGGGCATCGGCGAGCTCATCGGGGGCAGCCAGAGAGAAGATCGCTTGGCCCCCCTGGAAGCCCGCATGGATGAAATGAGCCTTGATAAAGAAGCCTACTGGTGGTACCTGGATTCCCGCCGGTTCGGCACCGTGCCCCACGCAGGCTTTGGCATGGGCTTTGAGCGGTTTTTGATGATGATCACCGGAATATCCAATATCCGGGATGTGATTGCCTTTCCGAGAACCCCTGGTTCCATTGATTTTTAG
- a CDS encoding DUF4338 domain-containing protein: protein MQIKQQTFCGRKFTGKEIALIQEVVATCGGLSRRELAHTVCELLEWKRPNDRLKVRECSDFLELLEAKGALTLPEKKQQTKIVFHKSIPQTPCKQPHSTLRGSVEEFTPLEIQRVQNREQRDLFKELIGRHHYLGYAMPFGARLQYLIYVNRPHREIVGCIQFSSPAWRMRARDEWIGWTDERRKVALQKVVNNSRFLILAPIQNLASMILSCSLRELRDDWEQQYGLKPMLVETFVDRQQFHGGCYRASTWIELGKTTGRGRMDRFGKRHGADVKTILVYPLEKDAVHQLREGI, encoded by the coding sequence ATGCAAATCAAGCAACAAACCTTTTGTGGTCGAAAGTTTACCGGTAAAGAAATCGCATTAATCCAGGAAGTCGTTGCTACCTGTGGAGGCCTTAGCCGACGAGAACTGGCACATACCGTATGCGAACTTCTGGAATGGAAACGCCCTAATGATCGGCTAAAAGTCCGGGAATGTAGTGATTTTTTGGAGCTTTTAGAGGCCAAGGGAGCTCTAACCCTTCCTGAAAAGAAACAACAAACAAAGATCGTTTTTCACAAGAGTATTCCCCAAACACCCTGTAAGCAACCCCACAGCACTTTGCGTGGCAGCGTAGAAGAATTTACACCTCTTGAGATACAGCGGGTTCAGAATCGAGAGCAGAGGGATCTGTTTAAGGAACTCATCGGTCGCCATCATTACCTGGGATATGCAATGCCTTTTGGCGCCAGATTGCAGTATCTGATTTATGTAAACCGTCCCCATCGAGAAATTGTGGGGTGCATCCAGTTCTCAAGCCCTGCCTGGCGGATGCGTGCTCGCGATGAATGGATCGGTTGGACAGATGAAAGGCGTAAGGTCGCTCTACAAAAGGTGGTGAACAACAGCCGTTTTCTGATCCTTGCTCCCATCCAAAATTTAGCGAGCATGATACTGTCATGTAGTCTCCGGGAACTCAGAGATGATTGGGAACAGCAGTATGGTCTTAAACCCATGCTGGTAGAGACATTTGTGGATCGACAACAATTCCACGGTGGCTGTTATCGGGCATCGACCTGGATTGAGTTGGGGAAAACCACTGGTCGTGGGCGCATGGACCGATTCGGCAAACGTCATGGCGCTGATGTAAAAACCATATTAGTATATCCACTGGAAAAAGATGCTGTTCACCAACTCAGGGAGGGGATATGA
- a CDS encoding AAA family ATPase yields the protein MKITSLTLENYRCYDKIHIDFNSDMTVLVGRNGQGKTAILDAVAVALGPYLGGFDQSKGQHFSIHDARRVPHEREDGRMDMETLYPVRLEAKGSFQGGALVWERSRKSLKGRTTIKESAPLVTLAKDLQKAVREGENVTLPLLAYYGTGRLWKEKRLTEKKQAAGASSRLSGYTDCLNPESSYRAFADWLRMETMVDYEKQLASIELGEPVEPSKQGRLLSSIKNAVNTVIKPSGWKNIRFSPSAREVVAEHPDYGVLPVSTLSDGIRNMIGLVADIAYRSVRLNPHLGNDAVQETPGIVLIDEVDMHLHPEWQQVVLRDLKHPRAFPQIQFIVTTHSPQVLSTVRKEHIRILEAGEETAPIPLARTFGETSNDVLETVMLSACANCR from the coding sequence ATGAAAATAACCAGCCTGACCCTTGAAAATTATCGTTGCTACGACAAAATTCATATTGATTTTAATTCTGATATGACGGTGCTTGTGGGGCGAAACGGTCAGGGGAAGACAGCCATTCTGGATGCCGTAGCCGTGGCCTTGGGGCCTTATCTCGGCGGATTTGACCAAAGCAAGGGGCAGCATTTTTCAATCCATGATGCCCGCAGGGTGCCCCATGAACGTGAAGATGGCAGAATGGATATGGAAACCCTGTATCCGGTCAGACTTGAAGCCAAAGGGAGTTTTCAGGGTGGGGCGTTGGTCTGGGAACGCAGCAGAAAAAGCCTGAAAGGCAGGACTACTATTAAGGAGAGTGCTCCCTTGGTTACGCTGGCCAAGGATCTTCAAAAGGCGGTCCGAGAAGGAGAAAATGTAACACTTCCCCTGTTGGCATATTATGGCACAGGCCGATTGTGGAAAGAAAAACGTCTGACTGAAAAAAAACAAGCTGCCGGGGCCTCCAGCAGGCTTTCAGGATATACAGACTGCCTGAATCCAGAATCCAGCTACAGGGCCTTTGCCGACTGGCTCCGTATGGAAACTATGGTGGATTATGAAAAACAGCTTGCATCAATTGAGCTTGGAGAACCTGTTGAGCCGTCCAAACAGGGACGGCTTTTAAGTTCAATTAAAAATGCGGTCAATACGGTAATCAAACCCAGCGGCTGGAAAAATATACGTTTCAGCCCTTCGGCACGGGAGGTGGTTGCAGAGCATCCTGACTATGGCGTGCTTCCGGTGAGCACGCTCAGTGACGGAATCAGGAATATGATTGGCCTGGTGGCAGATATCGCGTATAGATCCGTCAGGCTGAATCCTCATCTGGGAAATGATGCAGTTCAGGAAACACCGGGTATTGTGCTTATTGATGAAGTTGATATGCACCTTCATCCCGAATGGCAGCAGGTGGTTTTGAGGGATTTAAAACATCCCCGTGCATTTCCGCAGATTCAATTTATTGTTACCACCCATAGTCCCCAGGTGCTGTCAACGGTCCGAAAGGAACATATCCGAATCCTTGAAGCCGGAGAAGAGACCGCCCCGATACCTTTGGCCAGAACTTTTGGCGAGACCAGCAACGATGTCCTTGAAACGGTCATGTTAAGCGCTTGTGCCAATTGTCGTTAA